The genomic region AGTGGTCTGCGTGTATCTGCACTGGGGCTCGGCACCAATGCGTTTGGCAAACGCGCAGATGAAGCAGCTTCTACCCGCATTATTCATGCAGCGATGGATCAGGGCATCAACTTTATTGATACCGCCAATATCTACGCAGGTACGGAATCGGAACGTATCATTGGACAGGCTCTCACAGGTCGACGGGAAAACGCGGTGCTTGCTACCAAAGCCGGACTTCCCCGGCATGATGGTCCCCATGGGCGGGGTTCCTCCCGCTACCATTTGCAACAAGAGCTGGAACATAGCCTGCGGCGTCTGCAAACGGATTATGTGGATCTGTACCAGATCCATACCTTTGATCCGCATACACCGCTGGATGAAACACTGCGCACACTGGACGATATGGTCACTTCCGGCAAAGTTCGTTACATCGGAGCCTCCAACTACGCAGCCTGGGAGCTGATGAAAGCTCTGGGGATCAGTGAACAGAAAGGTTATATGCGCTACATCTCCACCCAAACCAGCTACTCTCTGGCAGACCGTACACCTGAGCTTGAACTGGTTCCGATGTGTCTCGATCAGGGGGTAGGCATTATCCCGTATTTCCCGCTGGCAGGCGGTATCCTGACAGGTAAATATAACGGACAGGCCAGCGTGCCTTCTGGTTCCAGAGCAGACACCGATCCGTCCTTCAACCGTTTCCTGCTGGAGCATAATATCCAACTAAGTGAACAAGTGAGTGCTAAAGCTGCCTCATATGGCTGTTCCCCAAGTGTGCTGTCGCTCGCATGGCTACTGACACGTCCAGCTGTATCCACAGTGATTGTGGGTGCTACACGCACCGAACAGCTGGAACATAATTTGGCTAGTTTGGACATGTCACTGCCCGATGAGCTGTTGGCCGATCTGGATCAGATCAGTGACTCTTTCCGTCGCCGCGAGCCGTTTGCATCCTATCGAATCGATTAAAACAACTGAAATAAACCTCCTGACGGATAAAGTCAGGAGGTCTATTTGTATTTTGTAGCAACGCTATAATTATTAGTAATTAGAAAAACTTCCAGTTCCACTACATTATGTAGTTTAATAAAATAAAAAAAATTATATTATGGATTAGCCCTCTGTTTTTTGGCGAAGAAACTCCTGCATGATCTCCAAATACTCTCCCTTACGATCATCCAAAGTTTCGAAGAATGCCTTGTCCGATTCCTCAACAAGATGAATTCCCTCCACAGCCAATCGGGTTCCTTCTTCCGTTGTTGTGATAATATTGGCACGCGTATCCGTCTGATGACGAGCGCGGGTAATTAATCCTCTCTTTTCAAGTGCACGCAGAACCTGAGAAGTCACGTTAACATCCACCTTGGCAAACTGAGCAATCTGAACCTGAGTTACGCCTTTGCCTTCCTCATCGTGTTCATTGAGCCATAAACAGGCGTGCAACAATACAAATTGGGGCTGTGTTAGTTCGAGTGGCTCCAACACCCGACGTACTTCCTTTTGCCACATCGCTGTTACCTGCCACAGCAGGTATCCCGGGCTTTCTTGTGCGTTTTTATACTGTGAGCTTGTCATCTCATACCTCCATGATGTGCGACCTTGTGCAACAGAATATGTATCCATCAGATATTACAGTAAGTCCGTTATTCATATAACGATGATGGAAACACATCCGTTGCAACTCTGTGTATTCTTCTATAAAAATATTTAGCGCGTAGGAATGAACTGCTTCACCCATTGTCCGAATCCTTGCGGATTGCGGCTCTGTATAAGAATGGTTCCTTCTCCACGGAACCGACATACCAATCCTTCTCCACTTGTAACACTGGATAACCAGCCCTGTGAAGCTTTCTCAATGCGGTAATCTACATAATGAGGCCATGCCACCAAATGGGCATTATCCACGATCATTTCTTCACCCGCGGCCAGATTGATTGCATGGATTGCACCATAGGAAGACAGAAATACGGTTCCACGCCCACTAATCTCAATAATAAAGAAACCCTCTCCCGAAAAGAGACCTTTCTTCAGGTTTTGCATTTTGGTATTCACCTGAATGCCTTCAGTTCCTGCCAGAAATCCGTCTTTCTGCACATAGAGTGAATAGGAACCGTCCAATTCAACGGCTTCCACATCGCCCATGCTTGAAGGTGAGAGCAGAATCTCTGCCGATCCGCCCGCAGCCGTCAATTCCTGAAAGAAGAACTTCTCCCCGCTCAGCATCCGACCGAACCCGGCAAACATCCCACCTTCTGCTGAACCCTTCAGTTCAACCGTCGGAGTCATGGATACCATCGCACCACTCTCCGCCTTGAACCGCTCTCCCCGCTGCAAATGTACTTTAAGCATCGCAAAAGCACCATCATATAGAATCTCATAGTTCACGGCTGCACCAGCTCCCTATTGTCTGAGTTAAAATCATTGAGCCCATTGTCTTCCAGCACTGCTGATTTATCTCCGTATTCCTTCACAATATGCTGATCTCCCCAATTACAGAGCGCATTGAGAATCGGTTCCAAACTGCGGCCATAATCACTCAATTCGTACTCCACTTTGGGAGGGACCTGATTATATACAATCCGGTTGACGATCCTGTCGTTCTCAAGCTCCCTCAGTTGCTGTGTTAACATTTTCTGTGTAATTGCGGGCATAATACGCTTGAGATCACTGGTTCGCTTTTTCCCATGTGTCAGGTGACAGAGAATGACGCATTTCCACTTGCCACCGATCACCTCAAGGGTAGCTTCAACCGAGATGTTATATTTTTTTCGAACCATATCTTGCTTCCTCCCTGATGAATTGGATTACATCCGTCGCATGCTGTATAGGCACCAAAAAGTACGTAGGGTACTAAA from Paenibacillus sp. FSL R5-0341 harbors:
- a CDS encoding aldo/keto reductase; translated protein: MEYRRLGNSGLRVSALGLGTNAFGKRADEAASTRIIHAAMDQGINFIDTANIYAGTESERIIGQALTGRRENAVLATKAGLPRHDGPHGRGSSRYHLQQELEHSLRRLQTDYVDLYQIHTFDPHTPLDETLRTLDDMVTSGKVRYIGASNYAAWELMKALGISEQKGYMRYISTQTSYSLADRTPELELVPMCLDQGVGIIPYFPLAGGILTGKYNGQASVPSGSRADTDPSFNRFLLEHNIQLSEQVSAKAASYGCSPSVLSLAWLLTRPAVSTVIVGATRTEQLEHNLASLDMSLPDELLADLDQISDSFRRREPFASYRID
- a CDS encoding TIGR00266 family protein, producing MNYEILYDGAFAMLKVHLQRGERFKAESGAMVSMTPTVELKGSAEGGMFAGFGRMLSGEKFFFQELTAAGGSAEILLSPSSMGDVEAVELDGSYSLYVQKDGFLAGTEGIQVNTKMQNLKKGLFSGEGFFIIEISGRGTVFLSSYGAIHAINLAAGEEMIVDNAHLVAWPHYVDYRIEKASQGWLSSVTSGEGLVCRFRGEGTILIQSRNPQGFGQWVKQFIPTR
- a CDS encoding MarR family transcriptional regulator; protein product: MTSSQYKNAQESPGYLLWQVTAMWQKEVRRVLEPLELTQPQFVLLHACLWLNEHDEEGKGVTQVQIAQFAKVDVNVTSQVLRALEKRGLITRARHQTDTRANIITTTEEGTRLAVEGIHLVEESDKAFFETLDDRKGEYLEIMQEFLRQKTEG
- a CDS encoding winged helix-turn-helix transcriptional regulator, which codes for MVRKKYNISVEATLEVIGGKWKCVILCHLTHGKKRTSDLKRIMPAITQKMLTQQLRELENDRIVNRIVYNQVPPKVEYELSDYGRSLEPILNALCNWGDQHIVKEYGDKSAVLEDNGLNDFNSDNRELVQP